The proteins below are encoded in one region of Pseudomonas helmanticensis:
- the thiL gene encoding thiamine-phosphate kinase translates to MGEFELIRNFFAAAPCAQGGEGVALGIGDDCALLAVPSGEQLAISTDTLVAGVHFADPCDPFLLGQRSLAVAVSDLAAMGATPVAFTLALTVPTVTADWLQAYARGLNRMAQSCGVALVGGDTTRGPLSLTVTVFGRVPAGQALTRSGAQPGDLLCVGGELGNAAGALPLVLGQRDAEAHIAQPLLDHYWSPQPQLALGQALRGKATSALDISDGLLADCGHIALASKVRLEIERERVPLSDALVAFLGQRGAERAALSGGDDYVLAFSLPSVELPTLLANGWPIHVIGRVAEGLGVVLLDREGHDITPQIRGYQHFQETP, encoded by the coding sequence GGAATCGGCGACGACTGCGCCTTGCTCGCTGTTCCCTCCGGGGAACAGTTGGCGATTTCTACCGATACGCTGGTGGCCGGTGTGCATTTCGCCGACCCCTGCGATCCGTTTCTGCTCGGTCAGCGCTCGCTGGCCGTCGCGGTCAGCGATCTGGCCGCCATGGGCGCCACGCCCGTTGCCTTTACCCTTGCCCTGACTGTACCGACGGTGACCGCCGATTGGTTGCAAGCCTATGCCCGCGGTTTGAACCGTATGGCGCAGAGTTGCGGCGTTGCCTTGGTCGGCGGCGATACCACGCGCGGACCGTTGAGCCTGACGGTCACCGTGTTCGGTCGCGTGCCTGCCGGTCAGGCGTTGACCCGCAGCGGCGCACAACCGGGTGACTTGCTGTGTGTCGGCGGTGAGCTGGGCAATGCTGCCGGCGCGCTGCCGCTGGTGCTCGGTCAACGTGATGCTGAAGCGCATATCGCGCAACCGCTGCTCGATCATTACTGGTCGCCACAACCGCAACTCGCTCTCGGTCAGGCCCTGCGTGGCAAAGCAACCTCGGCGCTGGACATCTCCGATGGCCTGCTCGCCGACTGTGGCCACATCGCACTGGCGTCGAAGGTGCGGCTCGAGATTGAACGCGAGCGCGTACCGCTGTCGGATGCTTTAGTGGCGTTTCTCGGCCAGCGTGGTGCCGAGCGCGCGGCGTTGAGCGGTGGCGATGATTACGTACTGGCGTTCTCGCTACCGTCCGTCGAGTTGCCGACGCTGCTGGCCAATGGCTGGCCGATCCATGTGATCGGTCGCGTCGCAGAAGGGCTGGGCGTAGTCTTGCTGGATCGAGAAGGGCACGACATCACCCCGCAAATCCGGGGCTATCAACATTTTCAGGAGACACCGTGA